In Ictalurus punctatus breed USDA103 chromosome 3, Coco_2.0, whole genome shotgun sequence, the following are encoded in one genomic region:
- the pomk gene encoding protein O-mannose kinase codes for MAQRVGSGQRCGVPAVVLCLVALLCANLLLYVYLDALYEGTSPPSAHMHCSPGYFKVGTMKNCTPWLQCPEIHANVRRLRLIGQGAVKQVYLSEWQGQKVALCVLTSEQYKADFLHGVSMLRSLQSVRVVSLVGVCEEDGVFVTEYHPLGSALTLDSTLAQDRYRSQDSWHVRLRLALDYVVFLVFLHNSPVGKRVMCDSNDLQKTLSQFLLTSDLRLLANDLDALPLVEHGGQGIKCGHRQLMGEFVAPEQQWPYGEAVPFSDDLMPGYDEKSDIWKIPDVTRFLLGHVSGSDVIQLHLFQIHAECKRRNPKLRPSAHEVLRVYRSVYDGMKESHTESVRDML; via the exons ATGGCTCAGAGGGTTGGAAGTGGTCAGAGGTGTGGGGTGCCTGCAGTAGTTTTATGTCTGGTAGCGCTGCTCTGTGCCAACCTGCTTCTTTATGTCTACCTGGATGCTCTATATGAGGGCACTTCCCCACCTTCAGCACATATGCACTGCTCACCAGGCTATTTTAAGGTGGGCACTATGAAAAACTGCACCCCGTGGTTGCAGTGTCCTGAAATCCATGCCAATGTTCGTCGGCTCAGACTGATTGGACAGGGAGCTGTTAAGCag GTATACCTCTCAGAGTGGCAGGGGCAAAAAGTAGCCCTGTGTGTCTTGACATCAGAGCAGTATAAAGCTGATTTCCTACATGGGGTGTCCATGCTACGTTCCTTGCAGAGTGTGCGTGTGGTATCATTAGTGGGGGTGTGTGAAGaagatggagtgtttgttactGAATACCACCCGTTGGGATCAGCACTGACACTTGATTCTACTCTTGCTCAGGATCGTTACCGCAGTCAGGACTCGTGGCACGTGCGCCTACGACTGGCACTAGACTATGTTGTCTTTCTGGTGTTTTTACACAACAGCCCAGTGGGTAAACGTGTCATGTGCGACTCTAATGACTTGCAAAAAACACTCAGTCAATTCTTGTTGACCTCTGACCTGCGGCTTTTGGCAAACGATCTGGATGCCCTGCCATTGGTAGAGCATGGGGGTCAGGGTATCAAGTGTGGTCATCGGCAGCTGATGGGTGAGTTTGTTGCTCCAGAGCAGCAGTGGCCTTATGGTGAGGCGGTGCCTTTCTCAGATGACCTCATGCCAGGCTACGATGAAAAATCAGACATCTGGAAGATTCCAGATGTGACCCGTTTTCTGCTAGGTCATGTCTCAGGGAGCGATGTTATCCAATTGCACCTCTTTCAGATCCACGCAGAGTGTAAGAGGCGAAATCCTAAGCTACGGCCATCAGCGCATGAGGTCCTCAGAGTTTATCGCTCTGTTTATGACGGCATGAAGGAAAGTCACACAGAAAGCGTCAGAGACATGCTGTGA
- the grxcr1b gene encoding glutaredoxin domain-containing cysteine-rich protein 1 isoform X2 — protein sequence METLRRVEENGAERRVRFRVASARSGRVLREVFREDEEGTEDSADSDTAAGSEAERDVSPAISEANGHLIGLAVEQQGDSGSDPDDLLVYASTAHEQRFSRKRVNIFSKNGTVRGVRDKVSAGQVLFNNLSKLYGAKETMSAKKLPAGV from the exons ATGGAGACACTGAGGCGTGTGGAGGAGAACGGAGCGGAGCGGCGGGTGCGCTTCCGGGTGGCGTCGGCGCGCAGCGGCAGGGTGCTGCGGGAAGTGTTCAGGGAAGACGAGGAAGGGACAGAAGACTCGGCGGATTCAGACACCGCCGCCGGTTCGGAGGCTGAGCGCGACGTCTCTCCTGCTATCAGTGAGGCGAACGGGCATCTGATCGGCCTGGCGGTGGAGCAGCAGGGGGACAGCGGCAGCGATCCGGACGACCTGCTGGTGTACGCGAGCACAGCGCACGAGCAGCGCTTCAGTCGAAAGCGCGTGAACATCTTCAGCAAGAACGGTACGGTCCGTGGCGTGAGGGACAAAGTGAGCGCTGGCCAAGTGCTCTTCAATAATCTCTCTAAACTCTACGGG GCCAAAGAGACCATGTCTGCAAAGAAGCTGCCTGCAGGAGTTTAA
- the grxcr1b gene encoding glutaredoxin domain-containing cysteine-rich protein 1 isoform X1, which yields METLRRVEENGAERRVRFRVASARSGRVLREVFREDEEGTEDSADSDTAAGSEAERDVSPAISEANGHLIGLAVEQQGDSGSDPDDLLVYASTAHEQRFSRKRVNIFSKNGTVRGVRDKVSAGQVLFNNLSKLYGDYFRSTPLLTIQSKIHSD from the exons ATGGAGACACTGAGGCGTGTGGAGGAGAACGGAGCGGAGCGGCGGGTGCGCTTCCGGGTGGCGTCGGCGCGCAGCGGCAGGGTGCTGCGGGAAGTGTTCAGGGAAGACGAGGAAGGGACAGAAGACTCGGCGGATTCAGACACCGCCGCCGGTTCGGAGGCTGAGCGCGACGTCTCTCCTGCTATCAGTGAGGCGAACGGGCATCTGATCGGCCTGGCGGTGGAGCAGCAGGGGGACAGCGGCAGCGATCCGGACGACCTGCTGGTGTACGCGAGCACAGCGCACGAGCAGCGCTTCAGTCGAAAGCGCGTGAACATCTTCAGCAAGAACGGTACGGTCCGTGGCGTGAGGGACAAAGTGAGCGCTGGCCAAGTGCTCTTCAATAATCTCTCTAAACTCTACGGG GATTATTTCAGATCTACACCACTCCTTACAATCCAATCGAAAATTCATTCAGATTGA
- the wdr32 gene encoding DDB1- and CUL4-associated factor 10, protein MISDQPSDSSDPEEARLIRDPEQLFRKDESEEEEEGKDVRSRPSSPESRHDNSQTQGSSRPESAADGGAPSAGFRTSSVRESLFSWLRNRSVRRGPFVDPVRDNFRTMTRLYSSMSPTTDSMNLSTQTHGAVFNLEYSPDGSVLTVACEQTEVLLFDPVSSRHIKTLVEAHEDCVNNIRFLDNRLFATCSDDTTIALWDLRKLNSKVCSLHGHASWVKNIEYDTHTRLLVTSGFDGNVITWDTNRFTEDGCPHKKFFHTRYLMRMRLTPDCSKMLISTSSGYLLILHDLDLTQSLEVGSYRILRARRAPLSTEGSSTGSRTSGSRHGNDSKAHPHREGLSPRNSLEVLTPEIPGERDRGNCITSLQLHPKGWATLLRCSSNMDDQEWTCVYEFQEGAPPRLPVSPRGSLRLTHYIEEANVGRGYIKELCFSPDGRLICSPYGYGVRLLAFDEHCAELEECVPERTALLREVRSIYSHSDVVLTSKFSPTHCQLASGCLSGRVALYQPHF, encoded by the exons ATGATCTCGGACCAACCGAGCGACAGCAGCGACCCAGAGGAAGCTCGGCTCATCCGCGACCCCGAACAGCTGTTCCGAAAGGACGAGagcgaggaagaggaggagggaaAGGATGTCCGCTCGAGACCGTCGTCTCCCGAGAGTAGGCACGACAATTCCCAAACTCAGGGTAGCTCGCGGCCTGAATCCGCGGCGGACGGCGGAGCTCCGAGCGCCGGCTTCAGGACCTCAAGTGTGCGCGAGTCGCTCTTCTCATGGCTGCGGAACCGGAGTGTGCGCAGAGGGCCGTTCGTGGATCCGGTCCGGGATAACTTTAGGACTATGACGCGCCTTTATTCATCCATGAGCCCCACTACGGACTCGATGAACCTCAGCACGCAAACTCACGGTGCTGTGTTTAATCTGGAGTACTCGCCGGACGG GTCGGTGCTGACTGTGGCCTGTGAGCAGACAGAAGTGCTGCTGTTCGACCCCGTTTCATCCAGACACATCAAAACGCTGGTGGAGGCTCATGAGGACTGCGTGAACAACATCAG GTTTTTGGATAACCGGTTGTTTGCCACCTGTTCTGATGACACCACCATTGCATTGTGGGACTTGAGAAAGCTGAACTCAAAGGTGTGTTCGTTGCACGGCCATGCTAGCTGGGTGAAGAATATCGagtatgacacacacactcgcttgCTTGTTACGTCTGGCTTTGATGGAAATGTCATCACCTGGGACACCAACAG GTTCACAGAAGACGGCTGTCCCCATAAGAAGTTCTTTCACACGCGCTATCTGATGCGGATGCGTCTAACTCCAGATTGCAGTAAGATGCTCATCTCCACCTCCTCTGGTTACCTGCTTATCTTGCATGACCTTGACCTCACTCAGAGCCTAGAAGTCGGAAGCTATCGCATTCTACGGGCCCGACGCGCCCCACTCAGCACAG AAGGTTCTTCAACAGGCTCCAGGACGTCAGGCTCTCGCCATGGCAACGACAGCAAAGCCCATCCTCATAGAGAGG gttTGTCTCCTAGGAACAGTCTGGAGGTTTTGACCCCAGAGATCCCGGGTGAGAGGGACCGGGGGAACTGCATCACTTCACTGCAGCTGCACCCCAAAGGCTGGGCCACACTCCTGCGCTGCTCCAGCAACATGGATGACCAGGAG TGGACGTGTGTGTACGAGTTTCAGGAGGGAGCTCCTCCTCGGCTGCCAGTCTCGCCTCGCGGCTCTCTGCGGCTCACGCACTACATCGAGGAGGCCAACGTGGGCCGCGGCTACATCAAGGAGCTGTGCTTCAGCCCGGACGGTCGCCTTATCTGCTCTCCGTACGGTTACGGCGTACGTCTGCTGGCCTTCGACGAGCATTGTGCGGAGCTAGAGGAGTGTGTGCCTGAGCGGACGGCGCTGCTGCGTGAAGTTCGCTCAATCTACTCTCACAGTGACGTGGTGCTCACCTCCAAGTTCTCGCCCACACACTGTCAGCTGGCCTCAGGCTGCCTCAGCGGACGTGTAGCACTCTACCAACCCCACTTttaa
- the zgc:123321 gene encoding protein YIPF5-like (The RefSeq protein has 4 substitutions compared to this genomic sequence), with protein MGELRQFDQDFYQSEYYIDDQTQEPCGYDTAYTSPHYQDVVYASPTSDPYAQSTEPPYTGQMFQPAASPGAAEHTDSFEEEPPLLEELGINFDHIWQKTLTVLNPMKPADGSIMNETDLTGPVIFCIALGATLLMAGKVHFGYVYGISALGCAGMYILLNLMSVYTISYGCVASVLGYCLLPMVALSAFAVFYSLQGVLGTLLAFFVIGWCSLSASKIFTSTLDMGGQQLLVAYPCTLLYGVFALLTIF; from the exons ATGGGGGAGTTGAGGCAGTTTGATCAAGACTTCTACCAGTCTGAATATTACATAGATGACCAGACCCAAGAGCCATGTGGCTATGACACAGCACACACCAGTCCACATTACCAAGATGT AGTTTATGCATCTCCTACATCAGACCCCTATGCCCAATCAGCGGAGCCACTTTACACTGGACAGATGTTTCAACCTGCAGCTTCTCCTGGGGCTGCTGAGCACACTGACGCCTTTGAGGAAGAACCTCCACTGTTAGAGG AATTGGGCATTAACTTTGATCACATCTGGCAGAAGACTCTGACTGTTCTGAACCCGATGAAGCCAGCGGATGGTAGCATCATGAATGAGACAGATTTAACTGGTCCTGTTATTTTCTGCATCGCTTTGGGAGCGACTCTTTTGATG GCAGGAAAAGTACACTTTGGCTACGTATATGGTATCAGTGCCCTGGGCTGTGCGGGAATGTACATTCTGCTGAATTTAATGAGTGTATACACAATATCCTATGGCTGCGTAGCTAGTGTATTAGGATACTGCCTGCTCCCCATGGTGGCTCTCTCTGCCTTCGCTGTCTTTTATTCGCTACA agGGGTTTTGGGCACACTGCTGGCCTTTTTTGTGATTGGCTGGTGCAGTCTATCAGCATCTAAGATCTTTACTTCTACACTGGATATGGGTGGACAGCAGCTGCTGGTGGCGTACCCATGCACTCTGCTCTATGGAGTCTTCGCCCTTCTCACCATCTTTTGA